A portion of the Punica granatum isolate Tunisia-2019 chromosome 7, ASM765513v2, whole genome shotgun sequence genome contains these proteins:
- the LOC116214059 gene encoding protein SAWADEE HOMEODOMAIN HOMOLOG 2 isoform X2 codes for MLVQMKQVWNWFQNKRYSIRAKSTKPPGKLTISPTFRDDSNPMRNMPQPMAASVAASIAAPTVTSVGCAPSDTSILEFEAKSSRDGAWYDVATFLTHRHLETGNPEVLVRFSGFGVDEDEWINIRQHVRQRSLPCEASECVAVLPGDVILCFQEGKEQALYFDAQVLDAQRRRHDARGCRCRFLVRYLHDDSEEIVPLRKVCRRPETDYRLQQLHAATAKDLAAQQHLQKASGESLTGNPQVQQSMVPETMPKHQISLSTVPPVAPAPQHVNIAFSTGPANSTSNLGGSAPVSGAASGGWGEKAQQGVE; via the exons atGCTGGTGCAGATGAAGCAA GTGTGGAATTGGTTCCAAAACAAGCGCTATTCCATTAGGGCAAAGTCGACAAAGCCCCCTGGAAAGTTGACTATTTCTCCAACTTTTCGGGATGACTCAAATCCTATGAGGAATATGCCTCAACCTATGGCTGCTTCTGTTGCTGCATCAATTGCTGCTCCCACAG TTACAAGTGTCGGATGTGCTCCTTCAGATACTTCTATACTGGAGTTTGAAGCTAAGTCTTCACGTGACGGTGCATG GTATGATGTTGCAACCTTTTTGACCCATAGACACTTGGAGACTGGTAACCCG GAAGTACTAGTCCGATTTTCTGGCTTTGGAGTGGATGAGGATGAGTGGATTAATATCCGTCAGCACGTTAGACAGCGGTCTCTCCCTTGTGAAGCTTCGGAATGTGTCGCTGTCCTTCCTGGAGATGTCATACTCTGTTTTCAG GAAGGTAAAGAGCAGGCTCTGTATTTTGATGCCCAGGTCCTCGACGCACAAAGAAGAAGGCACGATGCGAGAGGTTGTAGGTGCCGATTTTTGGTGCGATACCTTCATGATGATTCTGAG GAGATCGTGCCCCTGAGAAAAGTTTGCCGCCGGCCCGAGACTGACTACAGGCTCCAACAGCTCCATGCTGCAACTGCAAAGGACTTAGCAGCACAACAACATCTGCAGAAAGCCAGTGGAGAATCTCTGACTGGTAACCCTCAAGTTCAGCAGTCTATGGTCCCAGAAACAATGCCGAAGCATCAGATAAGCCTCTCGACTGTGCCTCCAGTAGCCCCGGCTCCCCAACATGTGAACATCGCTTTCTCGACAGGACCAGCAAATTCCACCTCGAATTTGGGGGGAAGCGCCCCAGTTAGTGGTGCTGCGAGTGGCGGCTGGGGCGAGAAAGCCCAACAAGGAGTAGAATAG
- the LOC116214059 gene encoding protein SAWADEE HOMEODOMAIN HOMOLOG 2 isoform X1, translating to MGRPPGNGGPAFRFTAQEVVEMEAILQEHNNTMPAREILVALAEKFSNSPERKGRMLVQMKQVWNWFQNKRYSIRAKSTKPPGKLTISPTFRDDSNPMRNMPQPMAASVAASIAAPTVTSVGCAPSDTSILEFEAKSSRDGAWYDVATFLTHRHLETGNPEVLVRFSGFGVDEDEWINIRQHVRQRSLPCEASECVAVLPGDVILCFQEGKEQALYFDAQVLDAQRRRHDARGCRCRFLVRYLHDDSEEIVPLRKVCRRPETDYRLQQLHAATAKDLAAQQHLQKASGESLTGNPQVQQSMVPETMPKHQISLSTVPPVAPAPQHVNIAFSTGPANSTSNLGGSAPVSGAASGGWGEKAQQGVE from the exons GTCGTTGAGATGGAAGCTATTTTGCAAGAGCATAACAACACAATGCCGGCACGTGAGATCCTTGTTGCTCTAGCAGAAAAATTCAG TAACTCGCCagagagaaaaggaagaatGCTGGTGCAGATGAAGCAA GTGTGGAATTGGTTCCAAAACAAGCGCTATTCCATTAGGGCAAAGTCGACAAAGCCCCCTGGAAAGTTGACTATTTCTCCAACTTTTCGGGATGACTCAAATCCTATGAGGAATATGCCTCAACCTATGGCTGCTTCTGTTGCTGCATCAATTGCTGCTCCCACAG TTACAAGTGTCGGATGTGCTCCTTCAGATACTTCTATACTGGAGTTTGAAGCTAAGTCTTCACGTGACGGTGCATG GTATGATGTTGCAACCTTTTTGACCCATAGACACTTGGAGACTGGTAACCCG GAAGTACTAGTCCGATTTTCTGGCTTTGGAGTGGATGAGGATGAGTGGATTAATATCCGTCAGCACGTTAGACAGCGGTCTCTCCCTTGTGAAGCTTCGGAATGTGTCGCTGTCCTTCCTGGAGATGTCATACTCTGTTTTCAG GAAGGTAAAGAGCAGGCTCTGTATTTTGATGCCCAGGTCCTCGACGCACAAAGAAGAAGGCACGATGCGAGAGGTTGTAGGTGCCGATTTTTGGTGCGATACCTTCATGATGATTCTGAG GAGATCGTGCCCCTGAGAAAAGTTTGCCGCCGGCCCGAGACTGACTACAGGCTCCAACAGCTCCATGCTGCAACTGCAAAGGACTTAGCAGCACAACAACATCTGCAGAAAGCCAGTGGAGAATCTCTGACTGGTAACCCTCAAGTTCAGCAGTCTATGGTCCCAGAAACAATGCCGAAGCATCAGATAAGCCTCTCGACTGTGCCTCCAGTAGCCCCGGCTCCCCAACATGTGAACATCGCTTTCTCGACAGGACCAGCAAATTCCACCTCGAATTTGGGGGGAAGCGCCCCAGTTAGTGGTGCTGCGAGTGGCGGCTGGGGCGAGAAAGCCCAACAAGGAGTAGAATAG